In Carassius auratus strain Wakin chromosome 46, ASM336829v1, whole genome shotgun sequence, the following proteins share a genomic window:
- the LOC113063772 gene encoding urokinase plasminogen activator surface receptor-like, which translates to MDLQISLFLLCILFTAGHSLNCYDCTSLTGSCTQTSQCSIWLPNCLSAAVTVNSTTLTYRSCAPSVCPSGSINLGIGRGSAKCCNTALCNNQDAPDPTSAPNGKKCYYCDGNTCSNTVSCSGTEDRCFNTTFQSQVIKGCVSKSLCDVPQLLGSGSFSCCEGNLCNSANGVTQSFLFLCCSLLSFILLH; encoded by the exons ATGGATCTGCAAATCtcactttttcttctgtgtattcTTTTCACTGCAG GACACTCTCTCAACTGTTATGACTGCACAAGTCTGACGGGATCTTGTACCCAGACAAGTCAGTGTTCCATTTGGTTACCCAACTGCTTGAGCGCAGCAGTTACTG TCAACAGTACTACACTGACGTATAGAAGTTGtgctccatctgtctgtccaaGTGGATCCATCAACCTCGGCATTGGAAGAGGCTCTGCTAAGTGCTGTAACACTGCTCTCTGTAACAACCAAGATGCTCCAG ATCCCACTAGTGCTCCCAATGGAAAGAAATGTTACTATTGTGATGGGAATACCTGCTCAAACACAGTGAGCTGTTCAGGGACTGAAGACCGCTGCTTTAATACAACAT TCCAGTCACAGGTTATAAAAGGCTGTGTCTCTAAATCTCTTTGTGATGTCCCACAACTGCTTGGTTCGGGAAGTTTCTCGTGTTGTGAGGGGAACCTGTGTAACAGTGCTAATGGTGTCACTCAGAGCTTCCTGTTCCTCTGCTGTTCTCTGCTCTCCTTCATCCTGCTGCACTGA